In one window of Tenacibaculum mesophilum DNA:
- a CDS encoding DUF3703 domain-containing protein — MTQLQRKQEFYKQLTLAKKALKSKSFQVSFYHLENAHVLGQKHVYRHSISHYYMLVYGIKTNSSKEIIGQLFRIIASILFTLIWVPTGNTGGSNISAIKPIPVRKELQKYF, encoded by the coding sequence ATGACACAACTACAACGAAAACAGGAGTTTTACAAGCAGTTAACTTTAGCTAAAAAGGCACTTAAAAGCAAAAGCTTTCAGGTGTCTTTTTATCATTTAGAAAACGCTCATGTATTAGGACAAAAACATGTTTATAGACACTCTATATCTCATTATTACATGTTAGTTTACGGAATAAAAACAAACAGCAGTAAAGAAATTATTGGCCAACTTTTTAGAATTATAGCCTCTATTTTATTTACTTTAATTTGGGTACCTACAGGAAACACAGGTGGCTCTAACATATCTGCAATTAAACCTATTCCTGTTAGAAAAGAACTTCAAAAATATTTTTAA
- a CDS encoding metallophosphoesterase, producing MRTLVIGDIHGGLKALPQVLKNAKITIEDALIFLGDYVDGWSESAQVIDFLIELNKKHECIFIKGNHDLWCEDWLRTGEGETIWLAHGGEETKKSYESYSEEQKNEHLAFFQQMKPYHIDSKNRLFIHAGFTSMHGVEKETFKLNYHFDRTLWETALATDKNLSEKSELYPERFTHYSEIYIGHTPTIRYSSSIPINALNLWNIDTGAAFTGCLTIMDINNKEFWQSDQVKNLYPNEKGRN from the coding sequence ATGAGAACATTAGTCATTGGTGATATTCATGGAGGCTTAAAAGCCTTACCCCAAGTTTTAAAAAATGCCAAAATCACTATAGAAGATGCCTTAATTTTTCTTGGTGATTATGTGGACGGTTGGAGTGAATCTGCACAAGTCATTGATTTTTTAATAGAGTTAAACAAAAAGCATGAATGTATTTTCATTAAAGGAAATCATGATTTGTGGTGTGAAGATTGGTTGAGAACTGGTGAAGGTGAAACCATTTGGTTAGCACATGGTGGAGAAGAAACCAAAAAGAGTTACGAATCTTATTCAGAAGAACAAAAAAATGAACATCTAGCATTTTTTCAACAAATGAAACCTTACCATATCGATAGTAAAAATCGTTTGTTTATTCATGCTGGATTTACCTCTATGCACGGAGTTGAAAAAGAGACATTCAAATTAAATTATCATTTTGATAGAACCTTATGGGAAACAGCGTTGGCTACTGATAAAAACTTATCTGAAAAATCTGAACTATATCCTGAAAGGTTTACACACTACTCAGAAATATACATTGGTCACACCCCAACTATACGCTATAGTTCATCAATACCTATAAACGCCTTAAACTTATGGAACATTGATACAGGAGCTGCATTTACAGGATGTTTAACAATTATGGATATCAACAACAAAGAGTTTTGGCAAAGTGACCAAGTAAAAAATTTGTATCCAAATGAAAAAGGGAGAAATTAA
- a CDS encoding macro domain-containing protein, whose product MSNINYIKGDATLPKQEGSKIIVHVCNDIGGWGKGFVMAISKRWKAPEKEYRNWYKTKENFSLGEVQFIQVEEDLWVANLIGQHKIRKDENGNPPIRYKAIQQGLQKVHEKAKELNASVHMPRIGCGLAGGKWGKIKPLIIKELIENSVSTTVYDFE is encoded by the coding sequence ATGAGTAATATCAACTATATAAAAGGAGACGCAACCCTACCAAAACAAGAAGGTAGTAAAATTATTGTTCATGTTTGCAATGATATTGGTGGTTGGGGAAAGGGTTTTGTAATGGCAATTTCTAAAAGGTGGAAAGCTCCTGAAAAAGAATATCGTAACTGGTATAAAACTAAAGAAAATTTTAGTTTAGGAGAAGTTCAATTTATACAAGTTGAAGAAGATTTATGGGTAGCAAATCTTATAGGGCAACACAAAATTAGAAAAGATGAAAATGGTAATCCTCCAATTCGTTATAAAGCTATTCAACAAGGATTACAAAAAGTACATGAAAAAGCAAAAGAGTTGAACGCATCCGTTCATATGCCAAGAATTGGCTGTGGATTGGCTGGGGGAAAATGGGGTAAAATAAAACCCTTAATTATAAAAGAACTCATTGAAAATTCTGTTTCTACTACAGTATATGACTTTGAATAA
- a CDS encoding RNA 2'-phosphotransferase, protein MNERNTKRISKFLSLILRHQPEKIGLKLDINGWASIEELLNKSSNNGVTFTKDELEFIVKNNDKQRFSLNENQTKIRANQGHSLKNVTIVTETKTPPPFLYHGTVAKFIPSIKENGLQKMSRQHVHLSSDVETAKKVGSRRGKPIILTVQSGVMHKKNYEFFLSENGVWLTNLVPTEFINFEDL, encoded by the coding sequence ATGAATGAGAGAAATACAAAAAGAATAAGTAAGTTTTTAAGCCTGATATTAAGGCATCAGCCTGAAAAAATTGGGCTAAAATTAGACATCAACGGATGGGCTTCAATAGAAGAACTTTTGAACAAATCAAGTAACAACGGAGTTACTTTTACAAAAGATGAATTGGAGTTTATCGTAAAAAACAATGACAAACAACGATTTTCATTAAATGAAAATCAAACAAAAATAAGAGCCAATCAAGGACACTCTTTAAAAAATGTAACCATAGTAACTGAAACAAAGACTCCTCCTCCCTTTTTATATCATGGAACAGTAGCTAAATTTATTCCTTCCATAAAAGAAAACGGATTACAAAAAATGAGTAGGCAACATGTTCATTTGAGTTCCGATGTAGAAACTGCTAAAAAAGTAGGCAGTAGAAGAGGTAAACCTATAATTTTGACTGTTCAGTCAGGTGTTATGCATAAAAAAAATTATGAGTTCTTTTTATCTGAAAATGGAGTTTGGCTAACTAATCTTGTTCCTACTGAGTTCATTAATTTTGAAGATTTATAA
- a CDS encoding amidohydrolase, translating to MKKTLLPLLVFSFLLSCKQKEKVDTIVINSYTYTVNSNFDTAESFAIKDGKFIAIGNNKEIQEKYTATNLIDAKNKPVYPGFIDAHCHFFGLGLQQQKVDLVGTESYDEVLQRLIDFQKEKNTTYITGRGWDQNDWEVKEFPTKEKLDSIFPNTPVAIRRIDGHAMLVNQAAIDLAGITLDSKINGGEFIKKDGKLTGVLIDNAMNFINNPKPSKKEQIQALKDAEKICFDLGLTTVDDAGLDKEVIELIDSLQKSGDLKMRIYAMISNNQKNLDYYLNNGIIKTDRLNVRSVKVYSDGALGSRGAALKDEYSDKKGHYGALVNSYENLQKLAKRIAASNYQMNTHAIGDSANYVMLKTYNEVLKNKTDRRWRIEHAQIVDVKDFNLFKNVLPSIQPTHATSDMYWAENRVGTERIKGAYAYNDLLKEYGKVALGTDFPIEHVSPLYTFYAATIRKDLKGYPEKGYQMENSLSRKNALKGMTIWNAYANFEEKEKGSIEVGKVADFIILDKDIVKIDGKEIPNTKVLATYINGEKVN from the coding sequence ATGAAAAAAACACTACTCCCTCTACTTGTTTTTAGTTTCCTACTTTCTTGTAAACAAAAAGAAAAAGTAGATACTATTGTTATTAATTCCTATACATACACGGTAAACTCTAATTTTGACACCGCTGAAAGTTTTGCTATTAAAGATGGAAAATTTATAGCCATAGGAAACAATAAAGAAATACAAGAAAAATACACAGCAACTAATCTTATCGATGCTAAAAATAAACCTGTTTACCCCGGATTTATCGATGCACACTGTCATTTTTTCGGATTAGGTTTACAACAGCAAAAAGTAGATTTGGTAGGAACTGAAAGTTATGATGAAGTATTACAACGATTAATTGATTTTCAAAAAGAAAAGAATACAACCTACATCACAGGTCGTGGTTGGGATCAAAATGATTGGGAAGTAAAAGAGTTTCCTACCAAAGAAAAATTGGATAGTATATTTCCAAACACACCTGTTGCTATTCGTAGAATTGATGGTCATGCAATGTTAGTCAATCAAGCTGCTATTGATTTAGCTGGAATAACTCTTGACTCAAAAATTAACGGAGGAGAATTTATAAAAAAAGACGGCAAGCTAACAGGAGTGCTTATTGACAATGCGATGAATTTTATTAATAATCCAAAACCATCAAAAAAGGAGCAAATTCAAGCTTTAAAAGATGCTGAAAAAATCTGTTTTGATTTAGGATTAACTACCGTTGACGATGCTGGTTTAGATAAAGAAGTTATTGAGTTAATTGATAGTTTACAAAAATCGGGGGATTTAAAAATGCGTATATACGCTATGATTTCTAACAATCAAAAAAACCTTGATTACTACCTCAACAATGGCATCATTAAAACGGATAGATTAAACGTTCGTTCAGTAAAAGTTTATTCTGACGGAGCTCTAGGTTCTCGAGGAGCTGCTCTTAAAGACGAGTATTCTGATAAAAAAGGACATTATGGTGCTTTGGTAAACTCTTATGAGAACTTACAAAAATTAGCTAAGAGAATTGCTGCCTCCAACTATCAAATGAATACCCATGCAATTGGTGACTCTGCCAATTATGTGATGTTAAAAACCTATAACGAAGTATTAAAAAACAAAACTGACAGACGTTGGCGTATTGAGCACGCTCAAATAGTAGATGTAAAGGATTTTAATCTATTCAAAAATGTACTTCCATCTATACAACCAACACATGCCACTTCTGATATGTATTGGGCTGAAAATCGTGTAGGTACTGAAAGAATTAAAGGCGCTTATGCTTATAATGATTTATTAAAAGAATACGGAAAAGTTGCCTTAGGAACGGACTTTCCTATTGAACATGTTAGTCCATTATATACATTTTACGCAGCAACCATCAGAAAAGATTTAAAAGGATATCCCGAAAAAGGTTATCAAATGGAAAACTCTTTATCCAGAAAAAATGCCTTAAAAGGAATGACTATTTGGAATGCTTATGCAAACTTTGAAGAAAAAGAAAAAGGAAGTATAGAAGTTGGTAAAGTAGCTGATTTTATCATTTTAGACAAAGACATCGTGAAAATCGACGGAAAAGAAATTCCGAATACAAAAGTTTTAGCAACCTATATTAATGGTGAAAAAGTAAATTAA
- a CDS encoding NUDIX domain-containing protein: MKISQNIKVAVDAVVFGYQQKELSVLLIKRGIEPFKGAWALPGGLVLENESLEHAVERELLEETGVTIDYLEQLYTFGTPKRDPRNRVISVTYFGLVSPNHFKISADTDAAEVQWFPIHELPKLAFDHNRILTTALQRLQNKINYQPIGFELLKKEFPFSDLENLYQTILNQKIDRRNFRKKIMSFGILTETDKIHQPSSGRPAKLFKFNAKKYKELEKKGFHFEIKFA, translated from the coding sequence ATGAAGATATCACAAAATATAAAAGTTGCTGTAGATGCTGTTGTTTTTGGCTACCAACAAAAAGAACTTTCTGTCTTATTAATAAAAAGAGGCATCGAGCCTTTTAAAGGAGCTTGGGCATTGCCTGGTGGATTGGTTTTAGAAAACGAATCACTAGAACATGCAGTTGAAAGAGAATTATTAGAAGAAACAGGAGTTACTATCGATTATCTTGAACAACTATATACATTCGGAACTCCCAAAAGAGACCCAAGAAACAGAGTTATTTCTGTTACCTATTTTGGTTTGGTAAGTCCCAATCATTTTAAAATTAGTGCTGATACTGATGCCGCTGAAGTACAATGGTTTCCTATTCATGAACTCCCCAAACTAGCATTTGATCACAATCGTATTTTAACCACAGCTTTACAAAGACTTCAAAACAAAATAAACTACCAACCTATTGGTTTTGAATTACTAAAAAAAGAATTTCCTTTTTCTGATTTAGAAAATTTATATCAAACAATCCTTAATCAAAAAATTGATAGACGTAATTTCAGAAAAAAAATTATGAGCTTTGGAATACTTACCGAAACCGACAAAATACACCAGCCTTCTAGTGGTAGACCTGCAAAACTTTTTAAGTTTAATGCTAAGAAGTATAAAGAACTAGAAAAGAAAGGATTCCACTTCGAAATTAAGTTTGCGTAA
- a CDS encoding O-acetyl-ADP-ribose deacetylase, with protein MTIKIIKGDITKVRVDIIVNAANSSLLGGSGVDGAIHRAGGSSILEECQQIRNKQGKCKTGEAVITTAGNLPAKKVIHTVGPVYQEGKNNEKELLANCYKNSLLLAKENNLHSIAFPCISTGIYRFPKQVAAEVALSTIKSTPILDEVIFVCFDNESYMIYKKILNDE; from the coding sequence ATGACAATTAAAATTATAAAAGGAGATATTACAAAAGTAAGAGTTGACATTATAGTTAATGCTGCTAATTCAAGTTTATTAGGAGGAAGTGGTGTCGATGGAGCTATACACAGAGCGGGCGGCTCTTCTATTTTAGAAGAATGCCAACAAATTAGGAACAAACAAGGTAAATGTAAAACTGGGGAAGCTGTAATTACAACTGCAGGAAATCTTCCTGCTAAAAAAGTTATACATACTGTTGGCCCTGTGTACCAAGAAGGAAAAAATAACGAGAAAGAATTATTAGCCAACTGTTATAAAAACAGCCTGTTACTTGCTAAAGAAAACAATTTGCATTCCATCGCTTTTCCTTGCATTAGTACAGGGATTTATCGCTTTCCTAAACAAGTAGCAGCTGAAGTAGCTCTTTCAACAATAAAAAGTACTCCAATATTAGATGAAGTAATTTTTGTATGTTTTGATAATGAAAGCTACATGATATATAAAAAAATATTAAATGATGAGTAA
- a CDS encoding ADP-ribosylglycohydrolase family protein — protein sequence MKNNIIKSTFIGLAVADALGVPVEFKNRQELKQNPVIDMREFGTHHQPKGTWSDDSSLTFCLAESLCQGYDLVDISYKFIQWMNAEIWTPHGNVFDIGIQTRKAIEQLSKIINKEDYKELEILKYSDDEYTNGNGSLMRIIPLLFYIKGKKIKDQFNIIWHVSSLTHPHIRSAISCLIYLKLAEHILNGFSIVDSYKKIQKEITVYFSERSISSYEQNHFSRILKQDISNLKEKDINSSGYVIDTLEASLWCLLNTTNYSEAVLKAVNLGDDTDTTATVVGAIAGMYYGIDNISQEWVDSLVRKDDILQLSLQFAKKYNYDN from the coding sequence ATGAAAAATAACATTATAAAGTCAACATTTATTGGATTAGCTGTAGCTGATGCTCTAGGGGTACCTGTGGAGTTTAAAAACAGGCAAGAGTTAAAACAAAATCCTGTAATAGACATGAGAGAGTTTGGAACACATCACCAACCAAAAGGAACTTGGTCTGATGATAGTTCTCTTACATTTTGTTTAGCTGAAAGTTTATGTCAAGGGTACGATTTAGTGGATATTTCATATAAATTTATCCAATGGATGAATGCTGAGATATGGACTCCACACGGTAATGTTTTTGATATTGGAATCCAAACAAGAAAAGCGATTGAACAACTTTCAAAAATCATAAATAAAGAAGACTATAAAGAACTAGAAATTTTAAAATATTCTGATGATGAATATACCAATGGTAACGGTTCATTAATGAGAATTATTCCTTTACTCTTTTACATAAAGGGTAAAAAAATAAAGGACCAATTTAATATTATTTGGCATGTTTCATCACTAACACATCCACACATAAGGTCGGCAATTTCTTGTTTAATATATTTAAAATTAGCTGAACATATTTTAAATGGATTTTCAATTGTAGATTCATATAAAAAGATACAAAAGGAAATTACTGTCTATTTTTCAGAAAGAAGTATTTCTTCTTACGAGCAAAATCATTTCTCTAGAATTTTAAAGCAAGATATATCTAACTTAAAAGAAAAAGATATCAATTCCAGTGGCTATGTTATAGATACATTAGAAGCTTCACTTTGGTGTTTGCTCAACACTACTAATTATAGTGAGGCAGTTTTAAAAGCTGTAAATTTAGGGGATGATACTGATACCACAGCTACTGTAGTTGGAGCTATTGCTGGTATGTATTATGGAATAGATAATATATCTCAAGAATGGGTAGATTCATTAGTAAGAAAAGATGATATTCTTCAATTAAGTCTACAATTTGCTAAAAAATACAACTATGACAATTAA
- a CDS encoding sigma-70 family RNA polymerase sigma factor, translated as MTTQQVWKKYADDIKHFILSKVKDTTVTDDLLQETFIKVHTKLHTLNDITKLKPWIFTIARNTMMDYFKNTNQTIEFKNFEVQTDIKEQEHTEKDCLRGILQSLPKKYRDPLFLSDIKGLKQQEVADILKQNLPTTKSQIQRARKLIAQGFMDCCGFSLNEEGKLVGEIQDKEDCKVCK; from the coding sequence ATGACAACGCAACAAGTTTGGAAAAAATACGCAGATGATATAAAACACTTTATTTTAAGTAAGGTGAAAGACACTACTGTGACTGATGACCTCTTACAAGAAACATTTATAAAAGTTCACACTAAACTTCATACATTAAACGATATCACCAAACTAAAACCTTGGATTTTTACGATTGCTCGGAATACGATGATGGATTACTTCAAGAATACTAATCAAACAATTGAATTTAAAAATTTTGAAGTTCAAACAGACATAAAAGAACAAGAGCATACCGAGAAAGATTGCTTACGTGGAATCTTACAAAGCTTGCCTAAAAAGTATAGAGATCCACTATTTTTATCAGATATAAAAGGCTTAAAACAGCAAGAAGTTGCTGACATTTTAAAACAAAATTTACCAACCACTAAATCTCAAATTCAACGTGCTCGTAAATTAATTGCTCAAGGTTTTATGGATTGCTGTGGATTTTCACTTAACGAAGAAGGAAAATTAGTAGGTGAAATTCAAGACAAAGAAGATTGTAAAGTTTGTAAGTAG
- the prs gene encoding ribose-phosphate diphosphokinase: protein MILNLDKSFAPYGTENNVDYNFFTFSGGEPHIKIISELENVSEVTITHRIQSFNDIGTLLLATNALKNMGITKLNVVLPYFPAARQDRLMGSGEPLSVKVYADIINAQNFKSVTVFDPHSEVTPALLNNCKVIDNHKFIELVTQQLSEDLTLISPDGGALKKIYKVAAYLQNYEVVECSKSRNVKTGQLTGFKVYTDDLQGKDCLIVDDICDGGGTFLGLAKELKAKNAGNLYLAISHGIFSKGFDELEKHFTKIFTTDSFKTIENDNCIQIELGKLL from the coding sequence ATGATTTTAAACTTAGATAAAAGCTTTGCTCCTTACGGAACAGAAAACAATGTAGACTATAATTTCTTTACTTTTTCAGGAGGGGAACCACATATTAAAATCATTTCTGAACTTGAAAATGTGTCAGAAGTTACCATTACACATCGTATTCAGTCTTTTAATGATATAGGTACGCTTTTATTGGCTACTAATGCATTAAAAAACATGGGGATTACAAAGTTAAACGTTGTCCTTCCCTATTTTCCAGCCGCTCGTCAAGACAGATTAATGGGATCAGGCGAACCATTATCGGTAAAAGTATATGCAGATATTATAAATGCGCAAAACTTTAAGTCAGTAACTGTTTTCGATCCACATTCTGAGGTAACTCCTGCCCTATTGAATAACTGTAAGGTTATCGATAATCACAAATTTATAGAGCTAGTTACACAACAGCTTTCAGAAGATTTGACATTAATCTCTCCTGATGGCGGTGCTTTAAAAAAGATATACAAAGTTGCTGCTTACCTTCAAAACTATGAAGTAGTTGAATGCTCAAAAAGCAGAAACGTAAAAACAGGTCAGTTGACAGGTTTTAAAGTATATACTGATGACTTACAAGGAAAAGATTGTTTGATAGTAGATGATATTTGTGATGGTGGAGGTACTTTTCTAGGGCTAGCTAAAGAACTAAAAGCTAAGAATGCAGGAAACTTATACTTAGCGATAAGTCACGGAATATTTAGTAAAGGTTTTGATGAACTTGAAAAACACTTCACCAAAATTTTTACAACAGATAGTTTTAAAACTATAGAAAACGATAATTGCATACAGATTGAATTGGGAAAATTGCTATGA
- a CDS encoding M20/M25/M40 family metallo-hydrolase yields the protein MKKLTFLLLTSITFFACKTEQKQPTTASNTYTEANYKQDSTQVKKLFNTALTQGKSYEWLHDLTQNIGSRLSGSEGAAKSVIWGEKLMKEVGLDSVWLQPIMVPHWVRGEKEVANYEFNGEKINVPICALGGSIATPSNGIIAKVIEVKNIEEAKNLGDKANGKIVFFNGAFDNTLINTFQAYGGCVGQRYGGAAIVGKFGAKAVIVRSMTNGIDDYPHTGSMGYGDIPKEEYIPAAAISSRAAENLSKHLKENPNLQFYFKQSCENLPDAPSHNVVGEIKGSEYPNKIMVVGGHLDSWDLGEGAHDDGTGIVQSLEVAYLFKKNNIKPKNTIRIVFFMNEENGLRGATEYARLAKENNELHIGALESDAGGHTPRGFSIDANERNLQLVQSWKKLLAPYGLHDITAGGGGADIGPLKDDHVTLVGYRPDSQRYFDYHHAATDTFDKVNKRELELGSASMASIVYLMDKYLYNEEALKP from the coding sequence ATGAAAAAACTAACTTTTTTATTACTTACAAGTATTACTTTTTTTGCTTGTAAAACAGAACAAAAACAACCTACAACAGCTTCAAACACCTACACAGAAGCAAACTACAAACAAGATTCAACACAAGTAAAAAAACTATTCAACACTGCACTTACCCAAGGTAAATCATATGAATGGCTACATGATTTAACACAAAATATTGGAAGCCGTTTATCTGGTTCAGAAGGTGCAGCTAAATCAGTTATTTGGGGAGAAAAACTCATGAAAGAAGTTGGTTTAGATTCTGTTTGGCTACAACCCATTATGGTGCCTCATTGGGTTCGTGGAGAAAAAGAAGTTGCTAATTATGAATTTAACGGAGAAAAAATAAATGTCCCTATTTGTGCTTTAGGAGGCTCAATTGCAACACCTTCTAACGGAATTATAGCAAAAGTTATCGAAGTAAAAAATATTGAAGAAGCTAAAAACTTAGGTGATAAAGCCAATGGTAAAATTGTATTTTTCAATGGTGCTTTTGACAACACTCTTATTAATACCTTTCAAGCTTATGGAGGTTGTGTAGGACAACGCTATGGAGGAGCTGCCATAGTTGGAAAATTTGGAGCAAAAGCAGTCATTGTTCGCTCTATGACTAATGGAATTGATGATTATCCACACACAGGTTCTATGGGGTACGGTGATATTCCAAAAGAAGAATACATTCCTGCAGCTGCTATTAGTTCTCGTGCTGCTGAAAACTTAAGCAAGCATTTAAAAGAAAACCCTAACTTACAGTTTTATTTTAAACAAAGTTGCGAAAACTTACCTGATGCCCCTTCACACAATGTCGTAGGAGAAATTAAAGGAAGTGAATACCCTAATAAAATTATGGTTGTTGGCGGACATTTAGATTCTTGGGATTTAGGGGAAGGCGCACATGATGACGGAACCGGAATTGTACAATCGTTAGAAGTTGCTTATTTGTTTAAAAAGAACAATATTAAACCTAAAAACACAATCCGTATTGTATTTTTTATGAATGAGGAAAATGGTTTACGTGGCGCTACTGAATATGCTCGTTTAGCAAAGGAAAATAACGAATTACATATTGGAGCTTTAGAATCTGATGCCGGTGGGCATACTCCAAGAGGTTTCTCTATCGATGCTAATGAAAGAAACTTGCAATTAGTTCAAAGCTGGAAAAAGCTTTTAGCACCTTACGGATTACATGATATTACTGCTGGAGGTGGCGGTGCTGACATCGGACCTTTAAAAGACGACCATGTTACCTTAGTAGGCTACCGACCAGATTCACAACGCTATTTTGATTATCATCATGCAGCTACAGATACATTTGATAAAGTAAATAAACGTGAACTTGAGTTAGGAAGTGCTTCTATGGCTAGTATTGTATATTTAATGGATAAATATTTATATAATGAAGAAGCTTTAAAACCTTAA
- a CDS encoding MauE/DoxX family redox-associated membrane protein → MDTFTVVLKIIFGIFFAFAGIMHIVKPKIFNRFIPDFLPKLVVNYIAGLLELLIGIGLLINQTTKQAALAMFLLMLIFLPIHIWDVFREKPAIGSRKIAIIRVPLQFLLLYIAYLIYTH, encoded by the coding sequence ATGGATACTTTTACCGTAGTATTAAAAATTATTTTCGGAATATTTTTCGCCTTTGCGGGTATTATGCACATTGTAAAACCTAAGATTTTCAATCGCTTTATTCCTGATTTCCTTCCCAAATTAGTTGTAAACTACATAGCTGGTTTATTAGAACTGCTTATTGGTATTGGATTACTAATTAATCAAACTACCAAACAAGCAGCCTTAGCAATGTTTTTATTAATGTTAATTTTCTTACCTATTCACATTTGGGATGTTTTTAGAGAAAAACCTGCAATTGGATCTAGGAAAATAGCCATTATAAGAGTGCCTCTTCAGTTTTTGTTATTATATATTGCCTATTTAATTTACACACACTAA